TTGCCCGGTTTCGCGGCGCGCGGGCGGCGCAGTTGCTGCCCCGGACACGTCTGGCCGGACCCGTTCCATGGGTCATCGCCATCATGGTCGCGCTGACGGTGGTCGCGGCCGCTGCGGCGCTTGCCCTGTCGCATCTGGCGGGCCGCGTCGGCGGCGATCTCGCGGGGGGCGCGACGGTGCAGATCGTGCAGGCAGATAGGGGCCAGCGCGAACGGCAAGCCGTTGCGGCGCGCGACGCGCTGACGCGAAGCGCGGAGGTCGCCACGGTGCATGTCGTGCCCGCACAGGAAGTCGAGCGTTTGCTGGCCCCCTGGCTGGGCGAGGACGGCGCGGACAGCGAATCGGTGCCCATCCCGGCCCTGATCGACGTGACACTGCGCGGGGCCGCCACGCGCGAGCGGCTGCGACGCCTGCGCGTGGAACTGGCCGCCGTCGCTCCCGACGCGCGGATCGACGCCGCATCGCGCTGGCTGGAACCGGTCGTCGATACCATCGCATCGCTGCGCTGGTTGGCGATCGCCCTGATCGCATTGCTGGGCGCGACCAGCGCGGCGGCGGTGTTCCTTGCCGCCCGCAGCGCGCTGGGAGGCAACCGCTCCACCATCGAGGTGGTGCATCTGCTGGGCGGCACCGATACGCAGATCGCCCGGGTGTTCCAGCGCTCGGTACGGCTCGACGCCGCCGTCGGAGGCGCCATAGGGTTCCTCGTCGGCCTCATCATCGTCCTGACGCTCGGCAGCCAGTTCGCCGGGCTCGGCAGTGGGCTGGTCGGAGGCGGCGTCCTGCGCTGGTTCGACTGGCTGCTGCTTGCTCTCGTTCCCCTTGCAATGATCGGGCTGGCGATGCTTACCGCGCGCTGGACCGTCACCGCCGCATTGAAGGCTCTTCTGTGATCCGTCGTATCCTCGCCGCCATCGCCATGCTGTGGGCGCTCGGCTTCCTCGTGTTCGCCACCACGCTGCCGCGCCCGGCGGGCGACGAGCGGACAGACGCGGTGATCGTGCCGACGGGGGCGGCGGGCCGGATCGGGCGCGGACTCGAAATCGTCCGCTCCGACCGGGCGCGCCTGATGCTGGTCACCGGGGTCGATCCGAACGTGAAGCCGAAGGAGTTTGCGACCGGTTCGGCGTGCCGATGGACGTGATGGAATGCTGCGTCACGCTGGGCTTCGATGCGGTCGATACCCGCAGCAACGCGGCGGAAACGCTCCGCTGGGTGGAGGACAACAAGATCCGCAGCCTGCGCATCGTGACCTCC
Above is a genomic segment from Erythrobacter sp. 3-20A1M containing:
- a CDS encoding ABC transporter permease, with the protein product MAYPVREAPPAGDTRKVTGLARFRGARAAQLLPRTRLAGPVPWVIAIMVALTVVAAAAALALSHLAGRVGGDLAGGATVQIVQADRGQRERQAVAARDALTRSAEVATVHVVPAQEVERLLAPWLGEDGADSESVPIPALIDVTLRGAATRERLRRLRVELAAVAPDARIDAASRWLEPVVDTIASLRWLAIALIALLGATSAAAVFLAARSALGGNRSTIEVVHLLGGTDTQIARVFQRSVRLDAAVGGAIGFLVGLIIVLTLGSQFAGLGSGLVGGGVLRWFDWLLLALVPLAMIGLAMLTARWTVTAALKALL